Genomic window (Akkermansiaceae bacterium):
CGTTCATGCGCAAACCTGAAAACACATTACGGGAACTTATCGTTGCGCATCAGCCCAAAGTCATTGTCAGCACCTATCCTCTCTATCCTTATTTCCTCGAACGCATCTTCCAGGATGGTATTCCCAGGGTGCCCGTCATCACGGTGGTGACTGATTCCATCGAAATCAATGCCGCCTGGCGAAAAGCACCGACCGACTACTGGCTGGTGACGGATCAACGCACCCGGGAGTCGCTGATCAGGCAAGGCCTACCCGAAACTCGGATTATTGAAACCGGCTTCCCTGTTGACCCCCACTTTGCTGACCTCAATCCGGTCACCGCCGATGACGACCTGGACCCGTTCCGCATTCTCTACTTCCCCACCCCCAAAAAACCCCACGTCCGCCGCGTCTCACGGGAGTTGTTGGAAACGACGGCCACTACCACCACAGTCACCATCGTGCTTGGCAAAAATTTCCGCAAGCTCTACAGCCGGGCACGTGAAATCAAAGACACCTTCCCCGGTCGCGTCCGGATCAAGGCGTGGACCAGCAAGGTCCCCGAGCTACTCAACAACCACCATCTCGTTGTCGGCAAAGCGGGTGGAGCCACCGTGCACGAGGCACTGGCTGCCTCCTGCCCGATGCTGATCCACCACCTCGTCCCTGGACAGGAAGAGGGCAACCTCAACCTACTGCGCCATCTCAAGGGGGGCGACCTGGCCGACACCCCGGGAGCACTCGCCTCCAACCTGCGCGGAATGCTCGGCGATCAGGCCGCCGGCTGGAGGGCGATGAAGCGGAACCTCACCCGCCAGGCCCGACCGTCCGCCGCCCATACGGCTGCGAATTTCATACTCAGCCGGTTCACGTAAGCAGTCGATTTCGCCATTACCCTTTTTTCTTTTTTAATCACCATTTTACCCACTCACTCACAAACCATGGATTTCCTATTCGATATCGGTAACGTCATCGTCGGCGTTGATTTTCTCCCCGCCCTGAAACGCCTTATCCCATCGGGAACTGAAAACGTAGACGCCCGACTGCATGCTTTACTTGAACGCAAGGACGAGTTTGAAGCGGGGCGTGTAGCTGCTGACGAATATTTTCCCTGGGCGGCTGAGGTGCTTGGCTTTGCCGGTAGTCACCAGCAATTCATTGATGCCTGGCTGGATATTTTTTCGCCCAACCCACCGATGTGGGAATGCATTGAATCCCTGCATCAGGAAGGACACCGGCTGATTCTGTTTTCCAACATCAACAACCCGCATAAAGAATACCTGATGGAGAACTACCCGGTATTCCAGTGTTTTACCGGCGGTGTTTTTTCCTACCAGACCGGGCATATCAAACCGGAAGCCGACATCTATCAGCTGGCAATCAAGCAATACGGTCTAACGCCTGGAAAAACCGGATATATTGACGATCTGCCGGCCAACATTGCGGGCGGGAAAAATGCCGGCTTCCTCTGCCATGAATACCGGGCAGACCGACATGACCGCTTCCTCCAGTGGCTGTCCACCCAGATATAGTCAGGCTATTTCGTCACAATATATTTCACATTGGTAGTTGGTTTTTGCTTAATCGCGTTTACATACAGTCATGCCTGAGGAGAGTAGAATATTGGACATCGAGGCACTGGAGACAGCGATTGAAGCCCGTGATGCCGAGGCGTTTCACGCTGCTGCGGAAGACCTGCACTACGCAGACCTCGCCACGGTGTTTGAGGACATCGATCAGGATGGCAGGGACTTTTTCACCACCCAAATCAGCCTGGAACGCTTTCCCGAAATCCTCGCCGAACTCCCGGATACCCTGATTGAGGAAACCCTTGAGCGGTTCGATATCTCCGGTCAGCGTGAAATCCTTGGCAGGTTGATTGATGACGACCGGGCCGACATCTTGCAAGATGTCAGCCCCGAAGCGCGTCAACGCTACCTCGCCATGCTTCATCCCGAGGAGCAGGAGACAACGCGCAGCCTGATGCGCTATCATGAGGACACCGCCGGTGGTCGGATGACAACACAGGCCGCCAGGGTGTCGCTGGGCATGACCGTCAAGGAAGCGCTCGATGTATTACGCGAGCACAAGGATTCCGCCGAATCACTGGCCCGTATCTATGTCGTCGATGATGCGGGTATCCTGAAGGGAAAGATCCGCTTCCGGGAGCTGGCCTTCAACGCCTGGGACACCCCTGTCCAGGATGTGATGGAAGAGGTGGACCTCTCCATTCTTGCCAGCACCGACCAGGAGGAGGCGGCACAAATGTTTTCCAAATACGATATGACACTGCTTCCGGTGGTGGATGAATATGACCGCTTGCTCGGAGTCATCACCCACGACGATGTCATCGAAATCCTCGAGGAAGAATCGACCGAGGACATCGAGAAAATGTCCGGTATCGCGGGTGAGCAATCCGAGGAAACCTACCTCAACACGGCGATCATCACCCATTTCAAACGCCGCTTTCCCTGGCTGCTCATCCTTGCCCTGTTAGCTATTTTATCGGGCTACGTGATGCTGCGCTTTGAGCATGTTCTCAGCAGTATTTACCTGCTGGCACTCTACCTCCCCATGGTCGTTGCGGCCGGGGGAAACACAGGTGGGCAGGCGGCCACCATGGTCATTCGCGCCATGTCCCTTGGCGAGTTGGAAGCAGGCTCAACGGCCAAGGTCGTCGTCAAAGAACTGTCCCTGGGCGCGATGCTAGGCTCGTTGTTAGGAAGCTGCATCGCCATCATCACCATCACCATCCTCCCTGCCTTCAATCCGCAATTGCCGGATGGTATCGAGATGACCACCTTCGCCATGGCGGTATCGGTCGCCCTCGCGGCCCAGATTACGACGTCCACCCTCTCCGGCGCCATGCTGCCGCTCGGAGCCCGTGCAATCAAACTCGACCCCGCCGTAGTAGCGGCTCCCGCGATCACCACGCTGGTCGATATTTCCGGTATGGTGATCTACTTCACGGCGGCGCAGGCGATACTCTAGATGCAAAAAGCACCCTCAATATCTAGGAAACGCTGGTAAAAATTGACTATCCAACTGCTTTTTACAGCATCTCAACAAGCCTTTTACCCATGTTCGACGGGGTTTCGGCGACGTTGATTCCACACTCGCGGAGGATGGCTTTTTTCGCCTCGGCGGTATCCTCGGCACCGCCAACGATGGCTCCAGCATGCCCCATGCGGCGTCCTGGAGGTGCCGTGGCACCGGCGATAAATCCGGCAATCGGCTTGGAGCAGTGGTCCTTCGCCCACCTAGCCGCCTCGGCTTCGGCATTACCACCGATCTCACCGATCATGATGATCGCTTCGGTCTCGGGGTCATCGTTAAACATTTTCAGCACATCAATATGCGAGGTGCCATTGATCGGGTCACCACCGATCCCCACACACGTGCTCTGGCCGTAGCCTAGCTCTGTCAATTGATAGACGGCTTCATAGGTGAGGGTGCCGGACCTGGAAACAACCCCGACGTTGCCGCGCCTGTGGATGTATCCGGGGGCGATGCCGATACGGCATCCTCCATGGGAATCCTTGCCATGACCGGGAGTTACGATGCCAGGGCAGTTCGGACCGATCAAACGGGTTTTGCTGCCTGCCATCATTTCCTTGACCCGCATCATATCGGCGACAGGAATCCCCTCGGTGATACAGACCACAAGATCAAGTTGTGCGTCTACGGCTTCCAGGATGGCATCGGCGGCGAATGGAGGGGGGACAAAAATTGCGGAAACCGTGGCTCCGGTTTGTTTCGCCGCTTCCTCCACGGTGTCATAGACCGGTGTCTTCTCGCCAAATACCTGCCCTCCCTTTCCGGGAGTCACGCCGGCGACGATCCGGGTTCCGTAATCGAGACTGAGCTGGGCATGTTTGCCGCCAAAGCCTCCGGTGATACCCTGGACGAGCACCCTGGTGTTTTCATCTACTAAGATTGACATCCTGATTTGTGATTTGTGATTTGTAATTGGTGATCAGCCGGCCACAGCGGCGACTGCTTTTTCTGCGGCATCGTTGAGGCTTTCGGCGGTGATAACGTCGAGATCGGAGTTAGCGATCAGCTCGCGTCCCTTGGCGACGTTGGTGCCCTCGAGCCGGACGATCAACGGAATGTTGAGAGCGGTTTCCTCGGCAGCGGCAAGAATCCCCTCGGCGATGATGTCGCACTGCATGATCCCTCCAAAGATGTTCACCAGGATACCCTTGACGTTGGGGTCCCCGAGAATGATTTTAAAGGCGGCGGATACTTGCTCCTTGGTTGCGCCCCCGCCCACATCAAGGAAGTTGGCAGGCTCACCGCCGCAGTGTTTAATGATGTCCATGGTGGCCATGGCGAGTCCCGCCCCATTGACCAGGCAGGCGATGTTGCCGTCCAGACCGATGTAGTTCAGGCCGAACTTGGAGGCCTCCACTTCACGCGGGTCCTCTTCATTGGGGTCGCGGTAAGCAACGATATCTGGGTGACGGTAGAGCGCGTTATCATCGAAGCCAAACTTGGCGTCGAGAGCGAGGACCTGGCCGTCGGGTGTCACCACCAGCGGATTGATTTCCACCATCGAACAGTCACACTTCAGGAAAAGGTCGTAGA
Coding sequences:
- a CDS encoding HAD family phosphatase, producing MDFLFDIGNVIVGVDFLPALKRLIPSGTENVDARLHALLERKDEFEAGRVAADEYFPWAAEVLGFAGSHQQFIDAWLDIFSPNPPMWECIESLHQEGHRLILFSNINNPHKEYLMENYPVFQCFTGGVFSYQTGHIKPEADIYQLAIKQYGLTPGKTGYIDDLPANIAGGKNAGFLCHEYRADRHDRFLQWLSTQI
- the sucC gene encoding ADP-forming succinate--CoA ligase subunit beta, encoding MNIHEYQAKELFEKFGVASPNGRVAGTAEEAAAAARALMKSGSGKLVIKAQVHAGGRGKGTFKNGFQGGVHLIDSPEQAAEYADKMIGQTLVTNQTGEEGKLVSQVMIGEAVDIARELYLAILMDRETCRPVIVASTEGGMDIEEVAESTPEKIVREFIHPLAGLQGYEVRKLAKALQLDGDQAKQFGKLIKNLYDLFLKCDCSMVEINPLVVTPDGQVLALDAKFGFDDNALYRHPDIVAYRDPNEEDPREVEASKFGLNYIGLDGNIACLVNGAGLAMATMDIIKHCGGEPANFLDVGGGATKEQVSAAFKIILGDPNVKGILVNIFGGIMQCDIIAEGILAAAEETALNIPLIVRLEGTNVAKGRELIANSDLDVITAESLNDAAEKAVAAVAG
- the sucD gene encoding succinate--CoA ligase subunit alpha, which produces MSILVDENTRVLVQGITGGFGGKHAQLSLDYGTRIVAGVTPGKGGQVFGEKTPVYDTVEEAAKQTGATVSAIFVPPPFAADAILEAVDAQLDLVVCITEGIPVADMMRVKEMMAGSKTRLIGPNCPGIVTPGHGKDSHGGCRIGIAPGYIHRRGNVGVVSRSGTLTYEAVYQLTELGYGQSTCVGIGGDPINGTSHIDVLKMFNDDPETEAIIMIGEIGGNAEAEAARWAKDHCSKPIAGFIAGATAPPGRRMGHAGAIVGGAEDTAEAKKAILRECGINVAETPSNMGKRLVEML
- the mgtE gene encoding magnesium transporter, which produces MPEESRILDIEALETAIEARDAEAFHAAAEDLHYADLATVFEDIDQDGRDFFTTQISLERFPEILAELPDTLIEETLERFDISGQREILGRLIDDDRADILQDVSPEARQRYLAMLHPEEQETTRSLMRYHEDTAGGRMTTQAARVSLGMTVKEALDVLREHKDSAESLARIYVVDDAGILKGKIRFRELAFNAWDTPVQDVMEEVDLSILASTDQEEAAQMFSKYDMTLLPVVDEYDRLLGVITHDDVIEILEEESTEDIEKMSGIAGEQSEETYLNTAIITHFKRRFPWLLILALLAILSGYVMLRFEHVLSSIYLLALYLPMVVAAGGNTGGQAATMVIRAMSLGELEAGSTAKVVVKELSLGAMLGSLLGSCIAIITITILPAFNPQLPDGIEMTTFAMAVSVALAAQITTSTLSGAMLPLGARAIKLDPAVVAAPAITTLVDISGMVIYFTAAQAIL